The Candidatus Stygibacter australis sequence AAGATTATTGATCTCATCTCTCAGTATGATTTGACGCAGAGCTTCTGCTATTTTGGATACATCCAGTTTTCGAGGACAACGCACGGTACAGGTATTGCAGGTGGCACATATCCATAATGTATCACATTCCAGCACATCATCCTGTCCCAGCATCACTTTACGCATCAATTGGGCTGGGGTGATATCCATTTCTTCCACAAAGGGACAGCCTCCTGAACAGGTACCGCACTGATCACACATCGCAGTGTTCTCTCCAGATAATTCTTCCACTTTGCGTTGAAATTCCAAGGTCTTTTCATTTAATACTATTTTTTTCATAATTACCTCTTATAACTTGCTTCGCTGCTGGTCAGTTATTGGCTCTCCAGCTTTCACTTTTGCTGATAGATCCGTGATCATGCTGATAAATTTCTGCAAATCACCGGCTGTAAATTCACTGAAGAAAATCCTTTCATCAGCAATTCCTGCTTCAGCAAGTTTTGCTTTTGCATGTGCTATTGATTGCGCAGCCACATCCTTACTCCAGGGGAATAATGAACTTGCTGATGGGCAATCTCCCAAAATCACCAGGTCAGCACCTTTCTTAAAGGCATATACGATCAGACTTGGCGAAATACGTGAAGAACTGGGCACACGCAGTATCCGTGTATCAATATCATACTTCATCTTTCTGATACCCAAAGCATCAGCCAGACGATAAGTACATGTATTATCAGCAAATACCAGAAGTCTGGTATCTCCAGGTTTTTTCTCTTCCAGAATTCCATCTATACTTGAGTACATCTGCAGATTTGAACTGTTATGGAAATCAATAGCTTCCACGGGACAAACAGGCAGACAAGCCCCACAGCCCACACATAATGCTTCCACTACTTCTGCCTTATCACCTTTCATGATGATAGCATCTTTAGGACAGGCAGGTACGCATTTCCCGCACCCATCACAAATATCTGTTGTGATAAAGGCTAATTGTGGATCTACATCAAATTCCTTCTGAGCCAGAGTAACCATCACTCTTGCTGCTGCTGCACTTGCCTGGGCAACTGTATCAGGAATATCTTTTGGTCCCTGAGCCACTCCGCAGATGAATACACCTTCTATATTAGTATCTACCGGCTTAAATTTAGGATGTGCTTCCTGCAGGAATCCATCAGAGCTCTTGGTAAGTTTTAGGAAGTTAACTATCTTTTCGGTAGAATCATTAGGTTTCAAACCATTTGAAAGCACTACCAGAT is a genomic window containing:
- a CDS encoding 4Fe-4S dicluster domain-containing protein, whose translation is MKKIVLNEKTLEFQRKVEELSGENTAMCDQCGTCSGGCPFVEEMDITPAQLMRKVMLGQDDVLECDTLWICATCNTCTVRCPRKLDVSKIAEALRQIILRDEINNLDIDNLPKEVLKELPQIALIAALRKLSS